Below is a genomic region from Acomys russatus chromosome 3, mAcoRus1.1, whole genome shotgun sequence.
TGTTGTTTTCAAATTACctgtattattaatattatcagTATGCTCGGCTGGCAtgcaattaagacacagacacctctTATATtgtaaaatagccttagttaacctggggcagagcagatatcactcccctaaactacctcccatagtggggcaggtatgtgatacctgccccaatcccatgccatctgcttctaataacttctatcaagctacctcccacccataatcccaaatacttgctaatgttcttcatctgagccacattctccatccacgccagccatgtgcttctcctccatctaacctatggcagccttcctctcctccttgggtctttttcctttctccttgtctttctttttcttcccaggattcctctctctaaGCTCAGGAATCTCAGACATATCTCTATCTtctctgcccagcccaggtgggatggctttttattaattagcatcagaatacatcagaccatgccccaacaattcctcttttctgtttaaataaaggccatttttatatatagtaagtaaaattctgaaaaattataaaaaccaataggtaatacttacatacataaggtctaatcaaaagatatttggcaaccttgaggaaaatattatctattctatcttggtgagtcttaagttttgaacctaaatcaacatctattaaagttcaaatctatcaacctaaatatctttctagacctaaaattatctttttaactcctaaacaactaagtttaattttacaacTAACTttagcccatcagagacttgagaaggaataaattgaattacctgagtaaacaggaagcgcaggttagcagcttctaaaatgaaaaactgacagagacagtttactgcctgaacagacacccaaaactataatgttggagcatcaacCTCAGCtttctggctcagtatatctgacagacatgtttgtgaagcaggaaccattgaggacttgcttgccctgtcttgacagagtctGGCAGttgactgcctgcatccaagcttgcccgtttttaggcagaactctgtaggGGAATGAGGATATTTTTGTCCCATGGCTGTTTTGCCacagttgaagccatctccacaaggaggtttttttttgatgctcatcttttTTTTGTGGTAGACTGGGTATTgtcaggagtcaacctgtcttattgtcaaagaatccttaagttaataaaaatattttaaatgctatattttgTAGGTTTTGAGGCTTTTGTCTTATCTatttatagaattatatctatgtgttaaacctagcatgtatattcctGTACTTGACATGACCCTGAGTTgatcaacaattgacttgtattgcttaattatcctcaacagcctacaatagcattATCAGAAtactggaagtaaaccatgtattaattgagttgtatgtgtacaatacctcatatcagAGTAGACATacagtgtgtgaagaataatattacagttgaattctattttaatgtatcaaaattaaacttattttgtatcaatatacaaaattccatattaatgaatgaaaattaatcttatttgtgagtaacagcTAAGGCCTTACGTtgagcagattcaataatctactttttgtcctttcATCCTATCTATactctcctttgtttctttacaacccctatctccatacttCTTAATGACAGTAttcatctatagcccaagaagcCACCAAAAATCTATCCAACCCGTTtctgcgtgtgcgcgcacacacacacacatcacacagctATTTCATGACTGGCCCTGTCTCAACTACATACAGTGTGATCCAGCTGAGACATTTCATTACTTACACTTATGTCTTGTTTAGAACATTCTTTCCTCATGAGTTGTATATCTGTTTTGGACTATGGATTCCGTGCCATTCTATAGAGCATAATATTGCGTGCATTTTCAAAATGTcaatctttaaaacaaagcaaaacaaaaaactaacaatgGGGAAATGGTAGGGTTTGGCTTTGCTCTTttaatacacaaaataatttaacaaataaGTGTTTTCACATATCTGACATAAAATTAGACATAAAGGTAACATAAATTCAATACTCACAAAatgttttttaacattatttgCTGTAACAACCTTTGTTGTAAAAAAGACCAGTTACCTACACCATCTCCATTACATTTGCTTTGGTAGGATACACCTAATTACagttatattttgtgtgtgtgtgtgtgtgtgtgtgtgtgtgtgtgtgtgttgttactgTGTACTTTATCTGCCCAAATCAGTCAGATTAATGTCATGTCCCAAGTAAAAGCATGCTACCCATCTTCAGAAGCCCAGGAGATCTAAAGGAGAGCCTGGGTTACAGATTCTGTGGAGCTGCCATGCATTGTTCATGGCTACATCGATTATGTAACTCACCAAAACCGAGTACCATTTCTTACTTCTTAATCCCACCCTGTATGTGGAAACAATTTGATCCATTTTAGCCACACCTCTCCTGCTTTCCTCATACAATTTCACTATGGATGGTTGGCACAGCTGCAGGAGCTCTTCCTCAGCAGCTGCACTCTTCACTGACAGGTTCTATGCCCACAGCGTTTGAACACAGACTGATGAAGCCATCACCATGCCAACGGCATAACATTATATCATCATTTTCTTCCACCCTGAAATCAAAATACCCCCTGTTCATCTTTTTCATATGCCTGACATTCGTAAGGGGacatttttccattctgttttcACGGATTGATCCTGTGGCTTCACTCCCTTCTTCTTCAAAGCCGACATCAATTTAACACTTGTAAAGAAGCTATCAAAACACAGCTGATAGGGCTGGTGACCTTTCTCCAAAAGGACATCAGCAAAGCTCATTAGTAGATTTCTGCCCAGTCCAAGGTCCAGCTTCTTATCTGTTTCCACAGCTGAGTCTTCTTGGTATGGCTCAAACCAAACCAGATAGCCTTCTGTGGTTGTATCACACCACATTTTATAGCCAATTGAAGAGGCTTTCCATTCAGAAATTGGTCACTATCAAAGCATTTACACATCGACTTGTCAAAACAATAGTATTCTTCTAGGGGGGCGTACAAGaggaaatttttattcatttgcctTATGAGAGGCCTAAATTTTGAAAACTTATCCTTTTGATCTAGGTGGCTATTATCTGCAAAATGCAGATGTGAGAAAATCGACTCAAATCTGTCCCTTCTAATTGCATTTCTAATCAGGGCCTGATCAGAATCAGACACTTCCCAATACATCCCCCTCCTGGGATGCCTTACAAATCCGCCCCAGAGCAGGacaccaaacacacaccacaGTTCCTGCACTGTGACTTCCTAGTTGACATTTTTCTGAGAAGCATAATTATTGGTTTCATTGACAGTCAAGTTGAATGTTTCATCAtcaaaaaacaattcaaagagcTCCACTGGGTTCAACGTCTCAGTCTTGAGAATCAGAGGCCCGGAGTCCAGCGCCGACCAGCTCGGAAAGGTAGGCCTAATGTCTCTTTTAGTCCTGCTCTTCGCTGGGTCGCGGGAAGCCTTTGGCTTCTTCCTCTCAGGCTGCAGGTCAGGCTCATTGCCCCCACCTCTGAGTCATCAAAAAATGCAAGGCCTTGAAGCAGCTCACTCACCCGAGACTTGTCTTTGTCCCTCCCTTTCCGACTAACGTCTCCCGCCGCATACTGCAAAGACGTAATGTACATCCTGGCCCAGGAGTCACGGGGAGGGTGGCAATTCCTGAGAGAGTTCAAATTTGAAACCGTCCTCTCAGTAGGGAAAGTAGTAGTTCCAGGAATGCGGGGTGCACAGTCTCTGGGAAAAGAAGAACAtatgccacaaaacaaaacaaacccccaaatctCTATCTTCCACACATGATAAATACAAAGTAGGATCATTTCCTGGGGACATCTACTTGCTACCCTTCCTGTTTTCCCGGAGAAGACTTGCTCCACTTGGCATtctgacccctcccccccacccccgactttGCACTCACTCCTCAGGTGTAATTGCTGAACCTGAGAAGCTGGTGCTGGGAGCACAGCCCCTCCCCTACGGCCCTGCAGGGGCAGGTTGCAGGCCTTCTGAGCTTTCCAGATCCGTTCTACTCTTGATTCCCTGCACTCTCTTAACTTGGACACGATCTTATGTCGATTCACAGGTCTTCTTGGAGATCTCAGGATTTCTGAGCAAGGAAGACTTAGCACCCCTTAGCTTTACACTCATCTGGAATATACATTTCTCTgaagagaagcaaaaaaaaaaaaaaaaaaaagaaagaaaaaaagaaaaagaaaaaaaaagaaacgcaAATTCATTGGACTTGAACTAATTTAGGATGGAAAGTGTTATTTCATTATACAATTATGACACAATTGAATTATGTATCACTATTGTGGGAGTGTACCATAGTGCTTGTGTGGATGACAAAGGACAATAATAGAGTCACTTATCGCCACCTCTATGTGCGTTCTGGAGGCTGAACTCAGACCATCAGCTTGAGTGTTCTCTTTTACCTGCTACCGAGTCATTTCATCTGTTACTCTGGGACTTGGGGGAGGAAGCACGGGAGTACCTGGGCAAcgtgtggcagtcagaagacaacttttgggagttggttctctccttccatcatgggaCCCTGGGATGAAACTCAGTTGGTCAGACTGTAGTGGTGAGAGTGTTTGGTTGCTTTAAAAACCTAGTTGTGTTATGTGATTatctttttgctttaatcccagatgtggaaCAATAGGCTGCTTCACAGAAGGTTATTATGATTTGCCTCATACACCAGCAGAGTAGTCATGAGCAAAGAGACAAAGTAGAAGAAATTGGATATCCAGTCAGGATCAACCCTGCCCCAAGGAACTGGATGTCCCTAGTGAGCCAGAAGTAGTTTAAAGAGATCTAcatccctttcttttcccctctcacCTTCTTTCTGGCCTACTTAGTGTTGGAGGCTTGGAAGGGTTTAGGGTGGAGAAGgatggtagatataagaaccaaaataaaatagcttaTGAGAATAAGCCTACAGTTGGACCTGCATGGCAAATGCTCTTAGCCTGCTGGGCCACCTTGCtggctttctgtttttaagatgtttatttcttaagtgtgtgtgtgtgtgtgtgtaatgtatatgtGAGCTgaggtgcccaaggaagccagatgTACTAGAACCCCTGGATCTGGAGCTACCCAAagttggtgctgagaactgggctcatgtcctttgaaagagcagcgaGAACTCTTACCCACTGGATCATCTCCCTAACCCTCTGTTGCTTTttcgtttatttttatttttaagttgtattttattttgtgtttgtgacggtttctctctgtagcccatgTTGGCCTGGACCTTACTCTGCAGGCTAGGCTGAACTTGAAATAAAGGCAATGCTGTTTTCCTGGCCCATCCTTGtaagccctgggattacagacatgagccccccgccctcccccacaCACTTGGCTCTTGGTTCTTAAGATGATGTTATGAACTCCATCATGTCATGCCTTTCAGTGCTGAAATCTAAACTCTAAGAGCTATGGTGCCTTAAGGCCAATATGGTGAGGTCAGgatctgggagaaggaaaaggggtggAGTGAGGTAAAGGAGTGGGGTAGGATGTGGGACTGGAAAAGGAATGTGGGGTTGCCAGAGGCCGAGGCTCTGAAATCATAGCAGATCTGCTACACCCGGTTGTAGCTCCCTCAAAGTGTTTGTTACATGAAACAAGGTATTTTTATTCTAATAGGCACTATGAGTCATGGTTTCAGCCATCTGGTGCTGCATAGGAGCAGATTCCCACATTCCAGTTATAACTCTGCTAAGTTGGTGGGTGTTGCATCTTGTCCTACAGTAGGACTCAGCTCATCCTCACCTGCTTAACTAAAAtttcattattctttcttttatagctTCAAGATACTTGTATTTTAGGGGCCGTGGTATGGCTTAGTGGTGAAGTATAGAGAGTTTActacaaggaggaagagggggaataataaagaagaaaggaagagagagatttaTATGATCTCAGAATTAGTTTCCTCTTTCCTTAAAATGAGTAAATGTGAACATGAAGAATCTGCACACCCTGCCCTGTGCGTGGCTAACTATTGCACTTTCCTTCCGCCTGCCCCACACTCTCCCTCAGGCTGTAGAGAACGAGAACGTCATTGCTTCACTGGAAGGCAGCCATCtgctcctttcctcccagctttAGGAGTGTGTACGTTGCACTCTTGTTTGCTCCCACACAACAGTTACAGAGCAGCTACATTTCCCAAAGCACATTTCCTTTTGATCCATCCCTGCCTGTCTACCCTCAGTCCTCTCACAGCTCTGACGGCTCCTTCTCGGCTGTCCTGGCAGTTTCACTCCTAGCTACATGTTTCTCCATTTACACGTGCATGAAAATAGAAGAGTGATGAGGCAGGACAGAATCCCGAGGAGATGCTGGAGGTAACTGCTACCTCGAGCTTTTGCAGTTGCTCCCTGCTGACAAGGTATCCCTGCACTTGGGTCTTCGGATCACAGCAGAGGGGTGCCTCCTCTACTGTTCCAGGGAAGCAGGCTTTGACTGGCTTTTCTGCTTCCCTCCAGGCAGGATCTGGACCACTCAAGACATAGACACTTACCTATTGGGTATTCTTAAGTTCTGTACCACTTCTTCAGAAGTGCCCAGCTCTACATGAACAAAACTGTCATTAGTTGCAATTATGCTAAGACAACACATGGTAACTATTACCCCATAAgttacaattaaattaaaaattagactataactcagaaatataaatgaaaagaagacaATCTCCCAGAGTATTGAATAAATGTTTCCaatgaaaacaagtaaaaaatatCAACATATATCGCAGGAGTGCACAGTTGCAATTGGAGAAAATGTAGtccaggggctgggggtggtaatgtactctttaatcccagcacttgggaggtaatggcacgtggatctctgtggttTACATACTGGGTTCCCGGctagccaaggccacatagtgagaccctgtctcaaaacaagcaaatccAAAGAACACTGGCCCctcccaaaaaagaagaaaatgtagcaCAGAGTGGGAGATAATAAGAAAGGCCAACTCAGATACCAGACCAAGTAGAAAGAGGTCCCAACAGGGCAAGGTGTGTTTAAGGGAAATTATACACGGACAGTGGTGTTCTCAGTCAGGAGAACTTCTCTCGAGGCAAAAGGGACCAGGCAGAGGCACTCATGGAGGCTTTGACATATGAAAGGATATC
It encodes:
- the Pgbd1 gene encoding LOW QUALITY PROTEIN: piggyBac transposable element-derived protein 1 (The sequence of the model RefSeq protein was modified relative to this genomic sequence to represent the inferred CDS: inserted 6 bases in 5 codons; substituted 3 bases at 3 genomic stop codons), encoding MYEVLPGSAPENEGSLVTVKAEDPTREQPGNSQEGGAYPQELCCLRFQRFCYQEAPGPREXLAQLRELCHQWLRPETHSKEQILELLVLEQFLTILPKEHXAWIQTCPLRSGDEAATLLATLASEHGDPDPGQQATFYGQEQGMHLVVAEYPGASLEYQSLRFLQPGVSPLTCDPPHIPQESRGGCQRPVAKKKVPKTVQLQKGPSLTHLGSRDCAPRIPGTTTFPTERTVSNLNSLRNCHPPRDSWARMYITSLQYAAGDVSRKGRDKDKSRVSELLQGLAFFDDSEVXGNEPDLQPERKKPKASRDPAKSRTKRDIRPTFPSWSALDSGPLILKTETLNPVELFELFFDDETFNLTVNETNNYASQKNVNXEVTVQELWCVFGVLLWGGFVRHPRRGMYWEVSDSDQALIRNAIRRDRFESIFSHLHFADNSHLDQKDKFSKFRPLIRQMNKNFLLYAPLEEYYCFDKSMCKCFDSDQFLNGKPLXIGYKMWCDTTTEGYLVWFEPYQEDSAVETDKKLDLGLGRNLLMSFADVLLEKGHQPYQLCFDSFFTSVKLMSALKKKGVXATGSIRENRMEKCPLTNVRHMKKMNRGYFDFRVEENDDIMLCRWHGDGFISLCSNAVGIEPVSEECSCXEEELLQLCQPSIVKLYEESRRGVAKMDQIVSTYRVGLRSKKWYSVLVSYIIDVAMNNAWQLHRICNPGSPLDLLGFXRWVACFYLGHDINLTDLGR